A section of the Corynebacterium auris genome encodes:
- the topA gene encoding type I DNA topoisomerase yields the protein MADNGTTLVIVESATKAKKIQKYLGDDYIVEASVGHIRDLPGRAADIPAKYKKEPWAKLGVNPEEGFAPIYVVSPDKKKKVSDLKDKLKRADRLLLATDPDREGEAIAWHLLETLKPTVPVERMVFNEITESAIREAAENTRELDMDLVEAQETRRILDRLYGYEVSPVLWKKVMPRLSAGRVQSVATRVIVERERERMAFVSAEYWDLTATLSPGGDPFDAKLVGVDGKRVAQGRDFDDRGHVTSQGVYVVDEPAARALAEGLEGAAMQVDKVEEKPYTRRPYAPFMTSTLQQEAGRKLHFTSARTMRIAQRLYENGHITYMRTDSTSLSQQGLDAARSAATELYGSEYVSDAPRRYDRKVKNSQEAHEAIRPAGERFATPGQLASSLDAEEFKLYELIWQRTVASQMNDARGTSMKVTVAGTASSGEAVEFAATGRTITFPGWLRAYSDATDQEAHLPRLREGDALETQAISVDGHSTNPPARYTEASLVKKMEDLGIGRPSTYASIIKTIQDRGYVAVRGSALVPTWVAFSVVGLLENNFDALVDYDFTSSMEDELDEIAHGNENRTEWLTGFYFGDADAEDSMAEAVARRGGLKHMIEDNLESIDARAANSLALFDDDEGRPVIVRVGRYGPYIERQVGTDANGDPDYQRANVPESATPDEITLELAEKLFATPRSGRELGENPENGRMVVAKEGRFGPYVTELVRDDERERAEAHAETVVAAERAAEDEQRAAEGKRAKNWETKTAAAQKEKRIAALVDEQLKPATASLFSTMEPSTVTLEEALKLLSLPREVGVDQSDGELITAQNGRYGPYLKKGNDSRSLSSEEQIFDITLEEARRIYAEPKRRGRAAAKPPLKMLGDNDVSGKPMSVKDGRFGPYVTDGSTNASLQRGDTPETMTDQRANELLSARRAREAEEGAAPAKKKATKKAATKKATKKTTKKATKRPAKTTKRVVRARKK from the coding sequence AGCCCTGACAAAAAGAAGAAGGTCTCCGACCTCAAGGACAAGCTCAAGAGGGCCGACCGCTTGCTTCTGGCCACCGACCCGGACCGCGAGGGCGAGGCGATTGCCTGGCACCTGCTGGAGACACTCAAGCCCACCGTGCCGGTGGAGCGGATGGTGTTTAACGAGATTACCGAGTCCGCCATCCGCGAGGCCGCCGAAAACACCCGCGAGCTGGACATGGACCTTGTCGAGGCGCAGGAGACGCGCCGCATTCTCGACCGCCTCTACGGCTACGAGGTCTCGCCCGTGCTGTGGAAGAAGGTCATGCCGCGCCTGTCCGCCGGCCGCGTGCAGTCGGTGGCCACCCGCGTCATCGTCGAGCGCGAGCGCGAACGCATGGCCTTCGTCTCCGCCGAGTACTGGGACCTGACGGCGACGCTTTCGCCCGGTGGCGATCCCTTCGACGCGAAGCTTGTCGGCGTCGACGGCAAGCGCGTGGCGCAGGGCCGCGACTTCGACGACCGCGGCCACGTGACGTCGCAGGGCGTCTACGTCGTGGATGAACCGGCGGCGCGCGCCCTCGCCGAAGGTCTCGAAGGCGCGGCGATGCAGGTGGACAAGGTGGAGGAGAAGCCCTACACCCGCCGCCCCTACGCGCCGTTTATGACCTCTACGCTGCAGCAGGAGGCAGGGCGCAAGCTGCACTTCACCTCGGCGCGCACGATGCGCATCGCGCAGCGCCTGTACGAAAACGGCCATATCACCTATATGCGTACGGACTCGACGTCGCTGTCGCAGCAGGGGCTCGACGCGGCGCGTTCCGCGGCGACCGAGCTCTACGGTTCGGAGTACGTCAGCGACGCGCCGCGCCGGTACGACCGGAAGGTGAAGAACTCGCAGGAGGCGCACGAGGCGATCCGTCCGGCGGGCGAACGCTTTGCCACCCCGGGCCAGCTGGCTAGCTCCCTCGACGCGGAGGAGTTCAAGCTCTATGAGCTGATCTGGCAGCGCACCGTGGCCTCGCAGATGAACGACGCGCGCGGGACGTCCATGAAGGTCACCGTCGCGGGGACCGCCAGCTCCGGCGAGGCGGTCGAGTTTGCCGCGACGGGGCGCACGATCACGTTCCCGGGCTGGCTGCGCGCGTACTCGGACGCCACCGATCAGGAGGCGCACCTGCCGCGGCTGCGCGAGGGCGACGCGCTGGAGACGCAGGCGATCAGCGTCGACGGCCACTCCACGAACCCCCCGGCCCGCTACACCGAGGCGAGCCTGGTGAAGAAGATGGAAGACTTGGGCATTGGGCGCCCGTCGACCTACGCCTCGATTATCAAGACGATCCAGGACCGCGGTTACGTCGCCGTGCGCGGGAGCGCGCTCGTGCCCACGTGGGTGGCCTTTTCGGTGGTGGGGCTTCTGGAGAACAACTTCGACGCGCTCGTCGATTACGATTTCACCTCCTCGATGGAGGACGAGCTCGACGAGATTGCCCACGGCAACGAGAACCGCACCGAGTGGCTCACCGGCTTCTACTTCGGCGACGCTGACGCCGAGGACAGCATGGCCGAGGCCGTGGCACGCCGCGGCGGGCTCAAGCACATGATTGAGGACAACCTCGAAAGCATCGACGCCCGAGCGGCGAATTCGCTCGCGCTTTTCGACGACGACGAGGGCCGCCCCGTCATCGTCCGCGTGGGGCGCTACGGGCCCTACATCGAACGTCAGGTGGGCACGGACGCCAACGGCGACCCGGACTACCAGCGCGCCAACGTGCCCGAGTCGGCCACCCCGGACGAGATCACCCTGGAGCTAGCGGAAAAGCTCTTCGCCACCCCGCGCTCCGGTCGAGAGCTAGGCGAGAACCCGGAGAACGGCCGCATGGTGGTGGCCAAGGAGGGCCGCTTCGGCCCGTACGTCACCGAGCTCGTGCGCGACGACGAGCGCGAGCGCGCCGAGGCGCACGCCGAGACCGTCGTCGCCGCCGAGCGCGCCGCCGAGGACGAGCAGCGCGCCGCGGAGGGCAAGCGGGCGAAGAACTGGGAAACCAAGACCGCGGCGGCGCAGAAGGAAAAGCGGATCGCCGCGCTGGTGGACGAGCAGCTGAAACCGGCGACAGCCTCCCTGTTTTCCACCATGGAGCCGTCGACGGTGACCCTCGAGGAGGCCCTGAAGCTGCTCTCACTGCCGCGCGAGGTGGGCGTGGACCAGTCGGACGGCGAGCTCATTACCGCCCAGAACGGCCGCTACGGGCCGTACCTGAAGAAGGGCAACGACTCGCGCTCGCTGAGCAGCGAAGAGCAGATCTTCGACATCACCCTCGAGGAGGCGCGGCGCATCTACGCCGAGCCGAAGCGGCGCGGCCGTGCCGCGGCGAAGCCGCCGCTGAAGATGCTGGGCGACAACGACGTCTCCGGCAAGCCGATGAGCGTGAAGGACGGCCGCTTCGGCCCGTACGTCACCGACGGCTCGACCAACGCCTCTCTGCAGCGCGGGGATACCCCGGAGACGATGACGGATCAGCGCGCCAACGAGCTGCTCTCGGCCCGCCGCGCCCGCGAGGCGGAGGAGGGCGCCGCGCCCGCGAAGAAGAAAGCGACCAAGAAGGCCGCCACGAAGAAGGCCACGAAGAAGACAACGAAGAAGGCGACGAAGCGCCCTGCGAAGACGACGAAGCGCGTCGTCCGCGCGAGGAAGAAGTGA
- a CDS encoding adenylate/guanylate cyclase domain-containing protein, with product MDRLWRGLKWLWGTSWPLYAATVLGTNVLGALAIMLFIRFLIPLPEVESLSIASNGVGFVGLTYLVVAVILGAAVTFLLFRPVLDWQRNPDDHDPNMVRNLVMRIPGLQTWVVVAVWLIGIAIAGVIASGISARLTVVVVVSTLMACVIVAILTYMQAARLVRPIAASALARRFEDSTLEPPIAARLYFTWFTTTGIPVLGILLLIWAQRNNYFTNTPGELIPAVTALAVTALVTGILGTAFSIMSVVDPIKELQEAINRVRRGQSDTQVDIYDGSEIGVLQAGFNEMMRGLNERQRVRDIFGRYVGIEVAQKALEEKPELGGEDRKVAVVFIDVIGSTTFAVDHTPEEVVAALNDFFEVVVEVVHRNKGVINKFEGDAALAVFGAPIALHDATSHALQAARELRQEILGLQLQAGIGVASGHVVAGHIGGSDRFEYTVIGDAVNAAARLTELAKDTPGQVLTNATTLRAANEVEQQRWTLMKSIELRGRNQMTQLARPVRATLADRS from the coding sequence ATGGACAGACTGTGGCGCGGCCTGAAGTGGCTCTGGGGCACCTCGTGGCCCCTCTACGCCGCCACCGTTCTGGGCACCAACGTGCTCGGGGCGCTGGCGATCATGCTGTTCATCCGCTTCTTAATCCCCTTGCCCGAGGTGGAGTCTCTCTCCATCGCCAGCAACGGGGTGGGCTTTGTCGGCCTGACCTACCTCGTCGTGGCCGTCATCCTCGGCGCCGCTGTGACCTTTTTGCTGTTCCGCCCGGTGTTGGACTGGCAGCGCAACCCCGACGACCACGACCCGAACATGGTGCGCAACCTCGTGATGCGCATCCCCGGGCTGCAAACGTGGGTGGTTGTCGCGGTGTGGCTCATCGGCATCGCTATCGCGGGCGTTATCGCCTCGGGCATCAGCGCGCGCCTCACCGTCGTCGTCGTCGTGTCCACCCTCATGGCCTGCGTCATCGTGGCCATCCTGACCTACATGCAGGCCGCGCGCCTCGTGCGGCCCATCGCCGCCAGCGCCTTGGCGCGCCGCTTCGAGGACTCCACCCTGGAGCCCCCCATCGCCGCGCGGCTCTACTTCACGTGGTTTACCACCACGGGTATCCCGGTGCTCGGCATTCTGCTGCTGATCTGGGCGCAGCGCAACAACTACTTCACCAACACACCCGGCGAGCTCATCCCCGCCGTCACGGCGCTGGCGGTCACCGCTCTCGTCACCGGCATCCTGGGCACGGCCTTTTCCATCATGAGCGTCGTCGACCCGATCAAGGAGCTGCAGGAGGCGATCAACCGGGTCCGCCGCGGCCAGTCCGACACCCAGGTGGACATCTACGACGGCTCCGAGATCGGCGTACTCCAGGCCGGCTTCAACGAGATGATGCGCGGGCTCAACGAGCGCCAGCGCGTGCGCGACATCTTCGGCCGCTACGTCGGCATCGAGGTCGCCCAGAAGGCGCTGGAGGAAAAACCGGAGCTCGGTGGCGAGGACCGTAAGGTCGCCGTCGTGTTCATCGACGTCATCGGCTCCACCACGTTCGCCGTCGACCACACCCCGGAGGAGGTCGTCGCCGCGCTCAACGACTTCTTCGAGGTCGTCGTCGAGGTGGTCCACCGCAACAAGGGAGTGATCAACAAGTTCGAGGGCGACGCCGCGCTCGCAGTCTTCGGCGCGCCCATCGCGCTTCACGACGCCACGTCCCACGCCCTCCAGGCCGCCCGCGAGCTGCGCCAGGAGATCCTCGGCCTGCAGCTGCAGGCCGGCATCGGCGTCGCCTCCGGCCACGTCGTAGCCGGCCACATTGGCGGCTCCGACCGCTTCGAGTACACCGTCATCGGCGACGCCGTCAACGCCGCCGCCCGCCTCACCGAGCTGGCCAAGGACACGCCGGGCCAGGTGCTCACGAACGCGACCACGCTGCGCGCCGCCAACGAGGTGGAGCAGCAGCGCTGGACCCTGATGAAGTCCATCGAGCTGCGCGGGCGCAACCAAATGACGCAGCTGGCGCGCCCCGTGCGGGCGACGCTGGCGGACAGGTCGTAG
- a CDS encoding DNA polymerase III subunit delta': protein MTLRSVSDRLADTPRVRETIMAAAAAARGIGDPRAMTHSWLLTGPPGSGRSTTALAFAAALVCTNPEEIGCGRCKGCRDALADSHTDIVHVVPKELVIRANAMRDIVHQAARLPTVANWRVIIIDDADRFTEEAADAFLKTVEEPPAKTVIILSAPSTDPEDFSETLRSRCRHVYIPAPSEDEIVRILTEEEGASLHDAHLAAAASLRHIGRARLLVRNKDVQARRAQAINLAELVFHGDQAFQAVGALVATAKKEAVSAYAEEDEKERVELAQAVGVGARGKGAAKALRGSEAALRELEERQKKRSTRRGRDVLDLTLVDLAGVYRDAMVLKSGADVGLTHPDFEGLSAEIAARVDLAGLVACQDAIAKCRESLDQNVQPTIAFNGMLGRIRQACNVK from the coding sequence GTGACGTTGAGGAGCGTGAGCGACAGGCTCGCCGACACCCCGCGGGTGCGCGAGACCATCATGGCGGCCGCGGCCGCCGCCCGGGGCATCGGAGACCCGCGGGCGATGACGCATTCCTGGCTCCTGACGGGCCCGCCCGGCTCGGGCCGCTCGACGACAGCCCTGGCCTTCGCCGCCGCGCTCGTGTGCACCAACCCGGAGGAGATCGGCTGCGGGCGCTGCAAGGGCTGCCGCGACGCCCTCGCGGACTCGCACACCGACATCGTCCACGTCGTGCCCAAGGAGCTGGTGATCCGCGCCAACGCGATGCGCGACATCGTCCACCAGGCCGCCCGCCTGCCCACGGTGGCGAACTGGCGCGTCATCATCATCGACGACGCCGATCGTTTCACCGAGGAAGCCGCCGACGCCTTTCTCAAAACCGTCGAGGAGCCGCCCGCGAAGACCGTCATCATCCTCTCCGCCCCCTCGACCGACCCCGAGGACTTCTCCGAGACGCTGCGTTCGCGCTGCCGCCACGTCTACATCCCGGCCCCCTCCGAAGACGAGATTGTGCGCATCCTCACCGAGGAAGAGGGGGCATCGCTTCACGACGCCCACCTCGCCGCCGCCGCCTCACTGCGCCACATCGGCCGCGCCCGCCTGCTGGTGAGGAACAAGGACGTGCAGGCGCGCCGCGCGCAGGCGATCAACCTCGCCGAGCTGGTGTTCCACGGCGACCAAGCCTTCCAGGCCGTCGGGGCGCTCGTCGCTACGGCGAAGAAGGAAGCCGTCTCCGCCTACGCCGAGGAGGACGAGAAGGAGCGCGTGGAGCTGGCGCAGGCCGTCGGTGTCGGCGCCAGGGGGAAGGGGGCGGCGAAGGCGCTGCGGGGCAGCGAGGCGGCACTACGCGAGCTCGAGGAGCGGCAAAAGAAGCGCTCGACGCGCCGCGGCCGCGACGTCCTCGACCTCACACTCGTGGACCTGGCGGGGGTGTACCGCGACGCGATGGTGCTCAAAAGCGGCGCCGACGTCGGGCTGACCCACCCGGATTTCGAGGGGTTGAGCGCCGAGATCGCCGCCCGGGTGGATCTCGCGGGCCTGGTCGCGTGCCAGGACGCGATTGCGAAGTGCCGCGAAAGCCTGGACCAGAACGTGCAGCCGACTATCGCGTTCAACGGGATGCTCGGGCGCATCCGCCAGGCCTGTAACGTCAAGTAA